GGGTGAATTTCTTGAAGAGGATGATAGGAATATAGCTGTTGTTGGGACAAGAAACCATACAATTTATGGCGCTGAGACGGCAGAAAAAATTGCAAGAGAGCTTACTGATTATGGCTTTTCTGTTACAAGTGGCCTTGCAAGAGGAATTGATACAAGCGCTCATAGAGGGGCTTTAGAGAGGGGAAGAACGATAGCAGTTATTGGATCTGGGCTTGCGCATATTTATCCTACAGAAAATGTGCAGCTTGCAAGAAAAATTAGTGAAAAGGGCGTACTTATCAGTGAATATCCTACATTTTTTCCTCCTGCCAAAGAGCATTTCCCAAGGCGCAACCGTATTGTGAGCGCTATGAGTCTTGCATCTGTTTTGATAGAAGCTCCTATAAAGAGTGGTGCAATGATTACAATGAATTTGGCATATGATCAGAAAAGATCTCTTTTTGCGCTCCCAGGAAGGGTAGATGATGAAAATTTTAAAGGAAATCATCATCTAATTAAGCAAGGAAAAGCAAAACTCATTGAGGGAGCAGAAGATATTGCTCTTGCTTTTGGTTGTTTTAAACCCGTAAAAGAAAGAATATTGCGGACAGAAGTAAATGGTGAAGAAAAGACTCTTTTGCAACAAATGCCTTTGCAAGAAATCTCTATAGAAGAGCTTGCATTAAAAACAAATTTTAATATTTCCAAATTAAATGTCCTATTAATGGGATTAGTGTTAAAGAATATAATAAAAGAATTTCCTGGTAAAATTTATAAAGTACGAGAGCCGTTGAATGGGTAAAAAATTAATCATTGTGGAATCTCCCACAAAAATTAAGACATTAAAAAAATTTCTTGGTCCTGACTACATATTTGAGTCTTCGCTTGGTCACATCAGAGACTTGCCTGTAAAAGGGTTTGGTATCGATGTTGAAAATGACTTTGAGCCAGAATATGTGACAATGCCAGAGAAGAGGGATGTGATTGAAAAGCTCAAGAAAGCAGCAAAGCTTTGTGACACTGTATACCTCTCTCCAGACCCTGATAGAGAGGGAGAGGCAATTGCATGGCACATTGCATCCATTTTGCCAAAAAATACAAATATAAAAAGAGCCTCTTTTAATGCGATTACCAAAGAGTCTGTCTTAAATGCTCTTGCTCATCCAACTCAAATTGATACAGCTCTTGTGAATGCGCAACAAGCAAGACGCCTTCTTGATCGTATTGTAGGTTATAAAATCTCTCCTCTTTTGAATAGAAGAGTGCAGAGAGGAAAGGGTGCAAGTGGTGGCTTTGTTTCTGCTGGAAGAGTGCAATCTGTTGCTTTAAAACTCGTTGTAGATCGAGAAAAGGAAATAGAAGCCTTTAAGCCAGTTGAATACTGGAATATTACAGCGCTTTTGAAAACAGGTAAGGAGGAGCGCGCCTTTACAGCTTATCTTCATTCTGTCGATGGCAGGCGTGTAGAAAAAGAAGCTGTCGATGGAAAAGATTACTACCTTATTTCTAGTAAGGATAAAGCAGAACATTTACTTCAAAAGCTTCATGGAGCAACTTATACAGTTACACGTGTTGAAAAGAAAGAAAAGAAGAGAAACCCTGTTCCTCCTTTCATTACATCTACTTTGCAGCAAGAAGCAAGTAGGCACCATGGCTTTTCTTCTTCTAGAACAATGAAGATTGCTCAAGAGCTTTATGAAGGTATTGATATGGGTGAAGAGGGGGAAGAGGGGTTAATTACCTACATGCGTACAGATTCTGTGCGCTTATCTCCAGAGGCTTTGCAAGAGGCTCGTAGTTATATCTTAGAGCGTTTTGGTAAAGAGTATTTGCCAGAAGATGCAAAAGTGTATGCAAGTAAAAAGAGCGCGCAAGATGCACACGAAGCTATTCGTCCAACAAATTTGAACCATCCTCCAGAAAAAATTCGTAAATTTTTAACTAAAGATCAATTTCATTTGTATGATTTGATTTGGAAGCGCTTTATTGCCTCCCAAATGATGCCAGCAGTTTATGATACAGTCTCTGCCGATGTTGAAACGGATAAGGATATGTTATTTAGAGCAACTGGCTCTACGATGAAGTTTGCTGGGTTTTTAGCCGTTTATGAAGAGAAGGAGGATGAGGATAGTAAAGATGAAGAAAATAAGACGCTGCCTCCTCTTGTAGATAACCAAAAATTGCATCTTCAAGATATCTTATCGGAACAATCTTTTACAAAGCCGCCTCCTCGCTTTTCTGAGGCATCCCTTATCAAAGAATTAGAAAAATTAGGTATTGGAAGGCCCTCTACCTATACGGCTATCATGAACAAGATACAGAGCCGTGATTACACGGTGAAGGAAAATCAGAGGCTTAAGCCAACAGATCTTGGTAGAGTAATTGCAGAGATGTTGGAAGCTAATTTTCAACAAGTGATGAATATTGGATTTACTGCCGAAATGGAGAATGATTTAGAGCGCGTTGCAGATAAGGAAAAAGATTGGAAGGCTTTGATTCGTGATTTTTGGGCTGTTTTTATTCCAACGATTGAGCTTGCTGAGAAGGAAGCTTTTGTGCCAAAGGTAATGACCGACATCGATTGTCCAAAATGTGGTTCAAAGTTACAAAAAATATGGGCGCATTCTAAGTACTTTTATGGATGCTCTCGTTATCCAGATTGTGAT
The DNA window shown above is from Chlamydiales bacterium and carries:
- the dprA gene encoding DNA-processing protein DprA translates to MNELEALVALTHIPLLGPVKIRELVKKFGSASGVFQASYNEWMQLPGFGPNVCAKIEEGPKKENVERDLELSKKMGLTLLSFQDARYPKRLLQLHDAPALLYIKGEFLEEDDRNIAVVGTRNHTIYGAETAEKIARELTDYGFSVTSGLARGIDTSAHRGALERGRTIAVIGSGLAHIYPTENVQLARKISEKGVLISEYPTFFPPAKEHFPRRNRIVSAMSLASVLIEAPIKSGAMITMNLAYDQKRSLFALPGRVDDENFKGNHHLIKQGKAKLIEGAEDIALAFGCFKPVKERILRTEVNGEEKTLLQQMPLQEISIEELALKTNFNISKLNVLLMGLVLKNIIKEFPGKIYKVREPLNG
- the topA gene encoding type I DNA topoisomerase, encoding MGKKLIIVESPTKIKTLKKFLGPDYIFESSLGHIRDLPVKGFGIDVENDFEPEYVTMPEKRDVIEKLKKAAKLCDTVYLSPDPDREGEAIAWHIASILPKNTNIKRASFNAITKESVLNALAHPTQIDTALVNAQQARRLLDRIVGYKISPLLNRRVQRGKGASGGFVSAGRVQSVALKLVVDREKEIEAFKPVEYWNITALLKTGKEERAFTAYLHSVDGRRVEKEAVDGKDYYLISSKDKAEHLLQKLHGATYTVTRVEKKEKKRNPVPPFITSTLQQEASRHHGFSSSRTMKIAQELYEGIDMGEEGEEGLITYMRTDSVRLSPEALQEARSYILERFGKEYLPEDAKVYASKKSAQDAHEAIRPTNLNHPPEKIRKFLTKDQFHLYDLIWKRFIASQMMPAVYDTVSADVETDKDMLFRATGSTMKFAGFLAVYEEKEDEDSKDEENKTLPPLVDNQKLHLQDILSEQSFTKPPPRFSEASLIKELEKLGIGRPSTYTAIMNKIQSRDYTVKENQRLKPTDLGRVIAEMLEANFQQVMNIGFTAEMENDLERVADKEKDWKALIRDFWAVFIPTIELAEKEAFVPKVMTDIDCPKCGSKLQKIWAHSKYFYGCSRYPDCDYSATAEELTFNKQDYAEDFNWEQPCPVCTSPMKLRHGRYGAFLGCTRYPECKGIVNIPKKGEALIAESDLPKCPAIGCPGHIVARKSRFGKIFFSCSTFPECDVIANSLELLESKYQNYERTPYVKKEKKGFAKKTKTASKASITKSSATKSKATKTGVKKVAKKSDVEKPKKVRVMPSLALSADLAKIVGSSEMPRQEVLKKLWEYIKKHNLQDSSNKRQINPDKALSGLFSSSEPIDMFKLPGLISSHMKKIE